One genomic window of Gavia stellata isolate bGavSte3 chromosome 7, bGavSte3.hap2, whole genome shotgun sequence includes the following:
- the LOC132317349 gene encoding LOW QUALITY PROTEIN: syntabulin-like (The sequence of the model RefSeq protein was modified relative to this genomic sequence to represent the inferred CDS: inserted 2 bases in 1 codon; substituted 1 base at 1 genomic stop codon), whose product MKQASAKQEGDEHAYLALQERGRRVRVQARAILKACVLELGMEGRHPGKKTLRLQEAPRRHSKNGECKKEVSKLQRRNGQVKDVQKVGCPPLKGGSRLRMPATSSLASRLVHEKATAPTAKLRSEADFRSSGSMGGISVPEVHVSAAGSKRSSFSLNRGPYGRNDGSLSYKFLASPPASCEKDPLSRLGKSQLCPANVRQNHGASSASRSKSGSCKGSDSSSVMRQVFISACQCSAHXLTVSARYISCGDNHSMKPENPEQYLSPLQQKEVTVRHLKTKLKESESRLKEREVEIEELKAQLGRMKEDWVEEECHRVEAELAALEARREVKQLKQVIESMKTSLAEKDKKMQQYFIAISIENKKLESLLQSMEMAQSSSVRDEQCLEHRCGSEGKPLVVCATMPDSLTTEDQALEEVADSGLLLNEGTANGTDSCEDSLTTITSELSDPAPSSSAVTQEMLESVLDEKVTSFQEEEKVSNVMVEQAIQTDVVPSSLDVEQLIQNIFRAQDACPLSPPSSLKELGEFSPGRFSDSGIVVDLTPSHLNAAILLSPVESPCRKVGHGVNENHFVKERDFTEPHDDEAFGYVKTGKKKRYXVAAPVVPTILWAFRTRRGGTDPVYSIGALFCVCGLVALHSLHHTPFKMRT is encoded by the exons ATGAAGCAAGCTTCAGCTAAGCAAG agggaGATGAACACGCATATCTCGCCCTCCAGGAGCGAGGACGCCGTGTCCGGGTTCAAGCCCGTGCTATCCTCAAAGCTTGCGTCCTGGAGTTGGGCATGGAGGGGCGTCACCCTGGGAAG AAGACTCTCAGGCTGCAGGAAGCACCCAGACGTCACAGCAAAAATGGAGaatgcaaaaaagaagtcagcaagttacaaaggaggaatgggcaagtaaaag ATGTACAGAAAGTGGGATGCCCACCGTTAAAGGGAGGTTCTCGCCTCAGGATGCCTGCCACCTCGAGCTTAGCCTCACGCTTGGTCCATGAGAAAGCCACGGCTCCGACTGCAAAGCTGA GGAGTGAAGCCGATTTCAGGTCTTCAGGCAGCATGGGCGGTATTTCAGTGCCTGAAGTCCAtgtgtctgctgctggaagcaaaagatcttctttttctctcaa CCGTGGCCCTTATGGTCGGAATGATGGATCCTTATCCTACAAGTTCTTAGCCAGCCCACCTGCTTCCTGTGAAAAGGACCCTTTGTCAAGACTGGGCAAaagccagctgtgtcctgctaACGTCCGCCAGAATCACGGGGCTTCTTCAGCCAGCAGGAGCAAGTCAGGCTCATGCAAAGGAAGCGACAGCAGCTCAGTGATGAGGCaagtctttatttcagcatgccAGTGTTCAGCGCACTGACTTACCGTCTCTGCACGGTA caTTTCTTGTGGTGACAATCACAGCATGAAGCCAGAAAATCCAGAGCAGTATTTAagtcctctgcagcagaaagaagtTACAGTAcggcatttgaaaacaaagctgaaggaatctGAGAGCAGACTTAAAGAAAG gGAAGTGGAAATAGAAGAActcaaagctcagctgggacGGATGAAGGAAGACTGGGTTGAGGAAGAGTGTCATCGTGtagaggcagagctggccgcCTTGGAAGCAAGAAGGGAAGTTAAACAACTCAAGCAGGTTATTGAAAGCATGAAAACCAGCTTggctgagaaagacaaaaaaatgcagcaatacttCATAGCCATTAgcattgaaaacaagaaactggagtctttgctgcagagcatggagatggctcagagcagctctgtgagagatgagcagtgcctggagcacaggTGTGGCTCAGAGGGGAAGCCGTTGGTGGTGTGTGCCACAATGCCAGACAGCCTCACCACAGAGGACCAAGctctggaggaggtggcagatAGTGGGCTGCTTCTTAATGAGGGCACAGCTAATGGGACTGATTCCTGTGAAGACAGTTTGACCACCATAACCTCTGAGTTGAGTGATCCAGCTCCCTCCAGTTCTGCTGTGACTCAAGAGATGCTTGAAAGTGTTCTGGATGAGAAAGTAACTtctttccaggaggaggagaaagtcagCAATGTGATGGTGGAACAGGCCATCCAGACTGACGTGGTGCCATCTAGCCTGGATGTGGAGCAGCtcattcaaaacatcttcagagctCAAGACGCCTGTCCTCTAAGCCCACCGTCTTCACTGAAGGAACTGGGTGAATTTTCTCCTGGAAGGTTCAGTGACTCTGGTATCGTAGTGGACTTAACTCCAAGTCATCTAAACGCTGCCATCCTTTTGTCTCCTGTGGAGTCTCCATGCAGGAAGGTGGGGCACGGAGTTAATGAAAACCATTTCGTGAAAGAACGTGATTTTACAGAACCTCATGACGATGAAGCCTTTGGGTATgtcaagacaggaaaaaagaagagata tGTAGCAGCCCCTGTTGTACCAACTATCCTGTGGGCTTTCCGTACTCggagaggaggaacagatcCCGTTTACAGTATTGGAgcattgttttgtgtttgcGGCCTGGTGGCCCTGCACTCTTTACACCATACACCCTTCAAGATGAGAACCTGA
- the LOC132317348 gene encoding maestro heat-like repeat-containing protein family member 2B, which yields MRALRALCPCFGSQSRPAHPEDGGRAKKAVPKAVTTFVASGASLLKRLQDHEGDRVETYRELESFLQGDDGSLQSGVVNRLIAEVSSDMRAAQGVTDDVKMAASDVLVALARSRFHFVMSELQSHLKAMGKVPDEIVLLTLGKMARSYALRCIPFVGMTLLALRAMLSRVGSGRILRAVCSVLEQWSKGVNTYFSSREQCPFPRNGEAQLCEDIYPVFRYALVNWLGCEEEEDKQAVLRAVAAMMEVLLREEQHREHAWEQLLWLLHQSQEVRDTSRVNKLPDVTKEPGLAPKAELPRCIALQARICPEETGMFLHSPESGGSKAGRVAALGLLGALAHSDAPAVREKLPQVVEAMGSVCNDPSAQVRRAVLEFIRELLSSGSQSCWAWDVVGHIFNEFSRTSGRLVAGGLFAWVTPEEGALRALCVDILGSLDVSLRGMTKLLWPRLLQYVVPAQYSGMLIPLSRCLRALVERRESAGCEEDEEEPDAVDSQERARLPAPQALLARLLVVAAAPHKSGERAVAALQLLQALHGRIHRALGVVWATEIPLLLQYLEGKTERSLDSAEWEHHVLKFLRASLEPIEDRAWTMGLSQELSQQLGSSAPGSWEKLFLYKALGTVLAACQDLRHVQGQVLRFLQETSFVQLSEAQGMISVVSHTAESHFHLVLDTVTMFSAAFTRSWFYRTSMGWKVQRWQKMESAQAIRAALMRTYSGIALRAPREQLLTRVDKEIVGGNVDLAGECP from the exons atgagagcACTCAGAG ctctctgcccgtGCTTTGGTTCTCAGTCCAGACCTGCACATCCTGAGGATGGAGGCAGGGCAAAGAAGGCTGTCCCTAAAGCCGTCACTACCTTTGTGGCTAGTGGGGCTTCTCTGCTAAAGCGGCTGCAAGACCATGAG ggtgaccgAGTGGAGACATACCGGGAGCTGGAGAGCTTCTTGCAAGGAGACGATGGCAGTTTGCAGAGCGGTGTCGTGAACCGCCTGATAGCAGAGGTGTCCAGTGACATgcgagcagcccag GGTGTGACAGATGATGTGAAGATGGCTGCTAGCGACGTCCTGGTGGCTCTGGCCCGCTCCCGCTTCCACTTTGTCATGTCTGAGCTCCAGAGCCACCTGAAGGCCATGGGGAAGGTCCCTGATGAGATTGTGCTCCTCACCTTGGGCAAAATGGCCCGCAGCTACG CCCTGCGGTGCATCCCCTTCGTGGGAATGACGCTGCTTGCCCTGCGTGCCATGCTGAGCCGGGTGGGGAGTGGCCGGATCCTGCGCGCCGTCTGCAGTG TTCTGGAGCAATGGTCAAAAGGGGTCAATACATACTTCAGCAGCCGGGAGCAATGCCCCTTCCCTCGCAACGGGGAAGCGCAGCTCTGTGAAGACATTTACCCAGTCTTCCGTTACGCGCTGGTAAATTGGCTGGGCTGcgaggaagaagag gacaagcaggctgtgctcaggGCGGTGGCTGCCATGATGGAGGTCCTGCTGCGTGAGGAGCAGCACCGCGAGCatgcctgggagcagctcctctggctgctgcaccaATCTCAGGAGGTCCGAGACACCTCCCGGGTCAACAAG ctccctgacGTGACCAAAGAGCCTGGCCTGGCCCCTAAGGCAGAACTTCCCCGCTGCATCGCGCTGCAGG cacgaATATGCCCTGAGGAGACGGGCATGTTTCTGCACTCCCCGGAGAGCGGTGGGAGCAAGGCCGGTCgcgtggcagccctgggcctgctGGGAGCGCTGGCCCACTCTGACG cacctgcagtgagagagaagctgccccAGGTGGTGGAGGCCATGGGGTCAGTGTGCAACGACCCCAgtgcccag GTGCGGAGGGCAGTTCTGGAGTTCAtccgggagctgctcagctccggctcccagagctgctgggcatgggatgtggtggggcacATCTTCAACGAGTTCAGCCGGACCTCAGGCAGACTG gtggcaggaggcctttTTGCCTGGGTAACACCGGAGGAAGGAGCTCTTCGAGCCCTGTGTGTGGACATCCTGGGCTCGCTGGACGTCTCTCTGAGAGGGATGACCAAA ctcctgtggccgAGGCTGCTGCAGTATGTGGTGCCAGCCCAGTACAGCGGCATGCTGATCCCGCTCTCCCGCTGTCTCCGAGCCCTAGTTGAGAGACGGGAGAGTGCAGGGTGTGAAGAAGACGAGGAGGAGCCTGACGCCGTGGACTCCCAGGAGCGAG cccggctgccggctccccaggCCCTGCTGGCTCGACTGCTG gtggtggcagcagctcctcacaaGAGCGGTGAACGTGCAGtcgctgccttgcagctgctgcaggccctgCATGGCAGGATACACCGAGCCTTGGGGGTGGTGTGGGCGACCGagatccccctcctgctgcagtactTGGAAG gGAAAACCGAGAGGTCCCTGgactctgcagagtgggagcatCATGTGCTCAAG tTCCTGCGAGCGTCACTGGAGCCCATCGAGGACAGGGCCTGGACCATGGgcctgagccaggagctgagccagcagctgggcagctctgcccccggctcctgggagaag cttttcctgtacaaggcccttgggacagtgctggcagcttgtCAGGATCTCAGACACGTCCAAGGGCAGGTGCTGAGGTTCCTGCAGGAGACAAGCTTTGTGCAGCTGTCTGAAGCCCAG ggaatgatttctgttgtgtccCACACGGCTGAGAGCCACTTCCATCTGGTCTTGGACACGGTGACCATGTTCTCCGCTGCTTTCACCAGAAGCTGGTTTTATCGGACTTCCATGGGCTGGAAG GTCCAGCGGTGGCAGAAGATGGAGAGCGCCCAGGCCATTCGTGCTGCTCTCATGCGCACCTACAGCGGCATTGCGCTGCGTGCCCCCAGGGAGCAGCTGCTCACCCGCGTGGATAAAGAAATcgtgg GAGGCAAcgtggaccttgctggtgagtgcCCGTAG
- the LOC132317350 gene encoding LOW QUALITY PROTEIN: syntabulin-like (The sequence of the model RefSeq protein was modified relative to this genomic sequence to represent the inferred CDS: inserted 2 bases in 1 codon; substituted 1 base at 1 genomic stop codon), whose product MQTYTERKARYEPEGDEHAYLALQERGRRVRVQARAILKACVLELGMEGRHPGKKTLRLQEAPRRHSKNGECKKEVSKLQRRNGQVKDVQKVGCPPLKGGSRLRMPATSSLASRLVHEKATAPTAKLRSEADFRSSGSMGGISAPEVHVSAAGSKRSSFSLNRGPYGRDNGSLSYKFLASPPASCEKDPLSRLGKSQLCPANVRQNHGASSASRSKPGSCKGSDSSSVMRQVFISACQCSAHXLTVSARYISCGDNHSMKPENPEQYLNSLQQKEVTVRHLKTKLKESESRLKEREVEIEELKAQLGRMKEDWVEEECHRVEAELAALEARREVKELKQVIESMKTSLAEKDKKMQQYFIAISIENKKLESLLQSMEMAQSSSVRDEQCLEHRCDSEGKPLVLCATMPYSLTTEDQALEEVADSGLLLNEGTANGTDSCEDSLTTITSELSDPAPSSSAVTQEMLESVLDEKVTSFQEEEKVSNVMVEQAIQTDVVPSSLDVEQLIQNIFRAQDACPLSPPSSLKELGEFSPGRFSDSGIVVDLTPSHLNAAILLSPVESPCRKVEHGVNENHFVKERDFTEPHDDEAFGYVKTGIKKRYXLAAPVVPTILWAFRTRRGGTDPVYSIGALFCVCGLVALHSLHHTPFKMRT is encoded by the exons ATGCAGACATACACAGAGAGAAAGGCAAGGTATGAACCAG agggaGATGAACACGCATATCTCGCCCTCCAGGAGCGAGGACGCCGTGTCCGGGTTCAAGCCCGTGCTATCCTCAAAGCTTGCGTCCTGGAGTTGGGCATGGAGGGGCGTCACCCTGGGAAG AAGACTCTCAGGCTGCAGGAAGCACCCAGACGTCACAGCAAAAATGGAGaatgcaaaaaagaagtcagcaagttacaaaggaggaatgggcaagtaaaag ATGTACAGAAAGTGGGATGCCCACCGTTAAAGGGAGGTTCTCGCCTCAGGATGCCTGCCACCTCGAGCTTAGCCTCGCGCTTGGTCCATGAGAAAGCCACGGCTCCGACTGCAAAGCTGA GGAGTGAAGCCGATTTCAGGTCTTCAGGCAGCATGGGCGGTATTTCAGCGCCTGAAGTCCAtgtgtctgctgctggaagcaaaagatcttctttttctctcaa CCGTGGCCCTTATGGTCGGGATAATGGATCCTTATCCTACAAGTTCTTAGCCAGCCCACCTGCTTCCTGTGAAAAGGACCCTTTGTCAAGACTGGGCAAaagccagctgtgtcctgctaACGTCCGCCAGAATCACGGGGCTTCTTCAGCCAGCAGGAGCAAGCCAGGCTCATGCAAAGGAAGCGACAGCAGCTCAGTGATGAGGCaagtctttatttcagcatgccAGTGTTCAGCGCACTGACTTACCGTCTCTGCACGGTA caTTTCTTGTGGTGACAATCACAGCATGAAGCCAGAAAATCCAGAGCAGTATTTAAattctctgcagcagaaagaagtTACAGTAcggcatttgaaaacaaagctgaaggaatctGAGAGCAGACTTAAAGAAAG gGAAGTGGAAATAGAAGAActcaaagctcagctgggacGGATGAAGGAGGACTGGGTTGAGGAAGAGTGTCATCgtgtggaggcagagctggccgcCTTGGAAGCAAGAAGGGAAGTTAAAGAACTCAAGCAGGTTATTGAAAGCATGAAAACCAGCTTggctgagaaagacaaaaaaatgcagcaatacttCATAGCCATTAgcattgaaaacaagaaactggagtctttgctgcagagcatggagatggctcagagcagctctgtgagagatgagcagtgcctggagcacaggTGTGACTCAGAGGGGAAGCCGTTGGTGTTGTGTGCCACAATGCCATACAGCCTCACCACAGAGGACCAAGctctggaggaggtggcagatAGTGGGCTGCTTCTTAATGAGGGCACAGCTAATGGGACTGATTCCTGTGAAGACAGTTTGACCACCATAACCTCTGAGTTGAGTGATCCAGCTCCCTCCAGTTCTGCTGTGACTCAAGAGATGCTTGAAAGTGTTCTGGATGAGAAAGTAACTtctttccaggaggaggagaaagtcagCAATGTGATGGTGGAACAGGCCATCCAGACTGACGTGGTGCCATCTAGCCTAGATGTGGAGCAGCtcattcaaaacatcttcagagctCAAGACGCCTGTCCTCTAAGCCCACCGTCTTCACTGAAGGAACTGGGTGAATTTTCTCCTGGAAGGTTCAGTGACTCTGGTATCGTAGTGGACTTAACTCCAAGTCATCTAAACGCTGCCATCCTTTTGTCTCCTGTGGAGTCTCCCTGCAGGAAGGTGGAGCACGGAGTTAATGAAAACCATTTCGTGAAAGAACGTGATTTTACAGAACCTCATGATGATGAAGCCTTTGGGTATGTCAAgacaggaataaagaagagaTA TTTAGCAGCCCCTGTTGTACCAACTATCCTGTGGGCTTTCCGTACTCggagaggaggaacagatcCCGTTTACAGTATTGGAgcattgttttgtgtttgcGGCCTGGTGGCCCTGCACTCTTTACACCATACACCCTTCAAGATGAGAACCTGA